From Echinicola soli, a single genomic window includes:
- a CDS encoding DUF2291 domain-containing protein — translation MKRKWIKNSIIGVLLLVALGSSISIKKLDEVRASASEEEFDAVAYAEDFWEKELIPDLEEAVEVNHLTHLLRNRPKEAFEQHSEALGIGNIRFFMIQGKGEIRQVGEDDLTVLVETDTSSQVVKIETEYIFGNAVRDASGKVDLTKFEQTMDFNNVSAAINQLVREKVLPSLKANAEVGKEIAFVGAVEMNREQVDLSEIALIPVNATFLEGKDQTVYADR, via the coding sequence ATGAAACGAAAATGGATTAAAAATAGCATCATTGGCGTCCTCTTGCTGGTCGCATTGGGCAGCTCGATAAGCATCAAAAAACTGGATGAAGTACGCGCCAGTGCCTCCGAAGAGGAATTCGACGCAGTGGCTTATGCTGAAGATTTTTGGGAAAAGGAGCTGATCCCTGATTTGGAAGAGGCAGTAGAAGTGAACCACTTGACCCATTTACTCAGAAACCGGCCTAAGGAAGCGTTTGAGCAGCATTCAGAAGCTTTGGGCATCGGTAATATTCGTTTTTTTATGATCCAGGGAAAAGGCGAAATCCGTCAAGTCGGTGAAGATGACCTTACAGTGCTGGTGGAGACTGATACCAGTAGCCAAGTGGTAAAAATCGAAACCGAGTACATCTTTGGCAATGCTGTCCGCGATGCCAGTGGCAAGGTGGACCTGACCAAGTTTGAGCAAACCATGGACTTTAACAACGTTTCGGCAGCTATTAACCAACTAGTAAGGGAAAAGGTCTTGCCTTCCTTGAAAGCAAATGCTGAAGTGGGAAAAGAGATTGCTTTTGTAGGGGCCGTGGAAATGAATCGCGAGCAGGTGGATTTGAGCGAAATAGCCTTGATTCCAGTGAATGCCACTTTTTTGGAGGGAAAAGATCAGACCGTCTATGCTGACCGTTAA